The proteins below come from a single Lactobacillus johnsonii genomic window:
- a CDS encoding pectate lyase-like adhesive domain-containing protein codes for MKDKKFKKNQKNKYVDPNSLKESGDSSNPYLKELAALAAILGTGATGAAILPNDRVYAAQTSVDAKSQIVGSVSESTQTDLSKKGNSKSDENGVSTSNSEAKSMSTSSSKSLRISRSASTSLSQSQQISQSMSLSNSQSLSESLSYSKSKLNSSSNTQKKISNSETHSTFKSSKNKKISEENSLTSSSNTNRSSNKTNIRNFYSSETSSLDRSQGPFQSNTSEINSLSLSSRQLIGENFQIPVVIQNSINNSSDNKTQTNNKKLQIDKLNLTGVFTNLLQINDENAVDVSTSAEFQNALNNSTVNAIRLTANIDLGQSSIGSIRIPPRNLTIDGANHDLNLGNNCIWLNNSASPKTTTIIKSLNLYTANNRGGFALTNSGAETLIYDNVHATGGAAVFADTYASSGYLKTFEIQGHTTIDGVNSYKYNGNTYDTSSANFVGYSTLLYAGNDLIVDDNASLIINNNMSAYDVAMLANNGEHAVRVGENATLRINNTYSYSGGEIWNNVGNIALTNGEAEFTAGKNSNINLSTSGANIYIASGSTNNTVNFEAATNTTFSGNTNFYFGGSDNTVNIDDPAHVILNTTTGTTYSTNSSNLTINATDTNVIVTKNGVTKRSNYFANNRSTVNGTNYTIGITIGEQNNGETAVKNVMADINKSGTTRVEYTSETQHSESISDSIRTSESISTAIIESESTSASERESESLSNSVSMSESLSNSVSMRESLSNSVSMSESLSNSVSMSESLSNSVSMSESLSNSVSMSKSLSNSVSMSESLSNSVSMSESLSNSVSMSESLSNSVSMSESLSNSVSMSESLSNSVSMSESLSNSVSMSESLSNSVSMSESLSNSVSMSESLSNSVSMSESLSNSVSMSESLSNSVSMSESLSNSVSMSESLSNSVSMSESLSNSVSMSESLSNSVSMSESLSNSVSMSESLSNSVSMSESLSNSVSMSESLSNSVSMSESLSNSVSMSESLSNSVSMSESLSNSVSMSESLSNSVSMSESLSNSVSMSESLSNSVSMSESLSNSVSMSESLSNSVSMSESLSNSVSMSESLSNSVSMSESLSNSVSMSESLSNSVSMSESLSNSVSMSESLSNSVSMSESLSNSVSMSESLSNSVSMSESLSNSVSMSESLSNSVSMSESLSNSVSMSESLSNSVSMSESLSNSVSMSESLSNSVSMSESLSNSVSMSESLSNSVSMSESLSNSVSMSESLSNSVSMSESLSNSVSMSESLSNSVSMSESLSNSVSMSESLSNSVSMSESLSNSVSMSESLSNSVSMSESLSNSVSMSESLSNSVSMSESLSNSVSMSESLSNSVSMSESLSNSVSMSESLSNSVSMSESLSNSVSMSESLSNSVSMSESLSNSVSMSESLSNSVSMSESLSNSVSMSESLSNSVSMSESLSNSVSMSESLSSSVSMSESLSNSVSMSESLSNSVSMSESLSNSVSMSESLSNSVSMSESLSNSVSMSESLSNSVSMSESLSNSVSMSESLSNSVSMSESLSNSVSMSESLSNSVSMSESLSNSVSMSESLSNSVSMSESLSNSVSMSESLSNSVSMSESLSNSVSMSESLSNSVSMSESLSNSVSMSESLSNSVSMSESLSNSVSMSESLSNSVSMSESLSNSVSMSESLSNSVSMSGSLSNSVSMSESLSNSVSMSESLSNSVSMSESLSNSVSMSESLSNSVSMSESLSNSVSMSESLSNSVSMSESLSNSVSMSKSLSNSVSMSESLSNSVSMSESLSNSVSMSESLSNSVSMSESLSNSVSMSESLSNSVSMSESLSNSVSMSESLSNSVSMSESLSNSVSMSESLSNLVSMSESLSNSVSMSESLSNSVSMSESLSNSVSMSESLSNSVSMSESLSNSTSMSESLSKSVSMSESMSESLSNSVSMSESLSNSVSMSESLSNSVSMSKSMSNSVSMSESLSNSVSMSESLSNSVSMSESLSNSVSMSESLSNSVSMSESLSNSVSMSESLSNSVSMSESLSNSVSMSESLSNSVSTSESLSNSVSMNKSQSRSTPNNSSTQSTSTDTLQPKHKNAESVDKAAKKDHRRGKLPQTGAESNSSFLGLMIAALGGLLGFRRKKRKDEDKD; via the coding sequence ATGAAAGACAAAAAATTTAAGAAGAATCAAAAAAATAAATATGTCGATCCTAATAGTTTAAAGGAATCGGGAGACAGTTCTAACCCATATCTTAAAGAACTAGCAGCTTTAGCAGCAATTCTGGGAACTGGAGCTACAGGGGCAGCAATTTTACCTAATGATCGTGTATATGCTGCACAAACTTCTGTAGATGCTAAATCACAAATAGTTGGATCAGTATCTGAAAGTACGCAGACTGACTTGTCAAAAAAGGGAAACAGTAAATCTGATGAAAATGGAGTCAGTACTAGTAATTCAGAAGCTAAGAGTATGTCTACTTCTAGTTCAAAAAGCTTAAGGATCTCTCGGAGCGCATCTACCTCTTTGAGTCAATCGCAACAGATTTCACAATCTATGTCATTAAGTAATTCGCAGAGTCTTTCGGAGTCTTTAAGTTATTCTAAAAGTAAACTAAATTCTTCAAGTAATACTCAAAAAAAGATATCTAATTCTGAGACGCACAGTACTTTTAAATCTTCGAAGAATAAAAAAATAAGTGAAGAAAACTCTCTTACTTCAAGCTCAAATACTAACAGATCTAGTAATAAAACAAATATAAGAAATTTCTATTCTAGTGAGACCTCCTCTCTTGATAGAAGTCAAGGTCCTTTTCAAAGTAATACTAGTGAAATAAATAGCTTAAGTTTGAGCAGTAGACAGCTTATAGGTGAGAATTTTCAAATCCCTGTAGTTATTCAAAATTCTATTAACAATAGTTCTGATAATAAAACACAAACTAATAATAAAAAACTACAGATAGATAAATTGAATTTAACTGGTGTTTTTACCAACCTACTTCAAATTAATGATGAAAATGCAGTAGATGTAAGCACTAGTGCTGAATTTCAAAATGCTCTTAATAATTCAACTGTAAACGCTATTCGCTTGACAGCTAACATTGATTTAGGACAGTCAAGTATCGGAAGTATTCGAATTCCTCCTCGTAATCTGACAATTGATGGTGCTAATCATGACCTTAACTTAGGCAATAATTGTATTTGGCTCAATAATTCTGCTTCACCTAAGACTACCACGATTATTAAGTCTCTTAATCTTTATACGGCCAATAATCGTGGAGGCTTTGCCCTTACTAATTCCGGTGCAGAAACATTAATATATGATAATGTCCATGCTACTGGTGGAGCGGCAGTTTTTGCAGATACTTATGCTTCTAGTGGCTATCTAAAAACTTTTGAGATTCAAGGTCATACTACAATTGATGGAGTAAACTCATATAAATATAATGGCAATACTTATGACACGAGTTCTGCTAATTTTGTTGGGTATAGCACTTTGCTCTATGCCGGAAACGACTTAATTGTTGATGACAATGCGAGCTTAATCATTAATAACAATATGTCGGCGTATGATGTGGCAATGTTGGCCAATAATGGAGAACATGCTGTACGAGTTGGTGAAAATGCTACTTTAAGAATTAATAATACTTATAGTTATTCAGGTGGGGAAATTTGGAATAATGTCGGTAATATTGCTTTAACTAATGGTGAGGCGGAATTTACTGCTGGAAAAAATTCAAATATTAATTTAAGTACCAGTGGAGCAAATATTTACATTGCGAGTGGAAGTACGAATAACACTGTCAACTTTGAAGCAGCAACTAATACTACTTTTTCTGGTAATACTAATTTCTACTTCGGTGGATCGGATAATACGGTAAATATTGATGATCCAGCTCATGTGATTTTAAATACAACGACTGGAACGACTTACTCTACTAACTCTTCAAATCTTACAATAAATGCTACTGATACAAACGTAATTGTAACTAAGAATGGGGTAACTAAGAGATCAAATTATTTTGCTAATAATCGAAGTACGGTTAACGGAACAAATTATACAATTGGGATAACTATTGGTGAGCAAAATAATGGTGAAACGGCTGTTAAAAATGTAATGGCCGATATTAATAAGTCAGGTACAACTAGGGTAGAATATACTAGTGAAACTCAACACTCAGAAAGTATTTCGGATTCTATAAGAACGTCGGAAAGTATCTCTACAGCTATTATTGAAAGTGAGTCAACTAGTGCTAGTGAACGAGAAAGTGAAAGCCTAAGCAACTCGGTGTCAATGAGTGAGAGTTTGAGTAACTCAGTATCAATGAGAGAAAGCTTGAGCAATTCAGTATCGATGAGCGAAAGCTTAAGTAACTCAGTAAGCATGAGCGAAAGTCTAAGTAACTCAGTAAGCATGAGTGAAAGCTTAAGCAACTCAGTGTCAATGAGCAAAAGCTTAAGTAACTCGGTGTCAATGAGTGAGAGTTTGAGTAACTCAGTATCAATGAGTGAAAGCTTAAGCAACTCAGTGTCAATGAGCGAAAGCTTAAGTAACTCGGTGTCAATGAGTGAGAGTTTGAGTAACTCAGTATCAATGAGCGAAAGTCTAAGTAACTCAGTATCGATGAGTGAAAGCTTGAGTAACTCAGTAAGCATGAGCGAAAGCTTAAGTAACTCAGTAAGCATGAGCGAGAGTTTGAGCAACTCAGTAAGTATGAGTGAAAGCTTGAGTAACTCGGTATCGATGAGTGAGAGTTTGAGCAACTCAGTATCGATGAGTGAGAGCTTGAGCAACTCAGTAAGCATGAGTGAAAGTTTAAGTAACTCAGTAAGTATGAGTGAAAGCTTGAGTAACTCAGTAAGCATGAGCGAGAGTTTGAGTAACTCAGTAAGTATGAGCGAGAGCTTGAGTAATTCAGTAAGCATGAGCGAGAGCTTAAGTAACTCAGTGTCAATGAGTGAAAGCTTGAGCAACTCAGTAAGTATGAGTGAAAGCTTAAGCAACTCAGTGTCAATGAGCGAAAGCTTAAGTAACTCGGTGTCAATGAGTGAGAGTTTGAGTAACTCAGTATCAATGAGCGAAAGTCTAAGTAACTCAGTATCGATGAGTGAAAGCTTGAGCAACTCGGTATCAATGAGCGAAAGCTTATCTAACTCAGTATCGATGAGTGAAAGCTTAAGCAATTCAGTAAGCATGAGTGAGAGTTTGAGTAACTCAGTAAGCATGAGTGAGAGCTTAAGTAACTCAGTAAGCATGAGTGAGAGCCTAAGCAACTCAGTAAGCATGAGTGAAAGCTTAAGCAACTCAGTATCAATGAGTGAGAGCTTAAGCAACTCAGTGTCAATGAGTGAAAGCTTGAGCAACTCAGTAAGTATGAGTGAAAGCTTGAGTAACTCAGTATCGATGAGCGAGAGTTTGAGTAACTCAGTAAGTATGAGCGAAAGCTTGAGCAACTCAGTAAGCATGAGTGAAAGCTTAAGTAACTCAGTAAGCATGAGCGAAAGCTTAAGCAATTCAGTAAGTATGAGTGAAAGCTTGAGCAATTCGGTATCAATGAGCGAAAGCTTATCTAACTCAGTATCGATGAGTGAAAGCTTAAGCAATTCGGTAAGCATGAGTGAAAGCTTAAGCAATTCAGTAAGCATGAGCGAGAGCTTAAGTAACTCAGTAAGCATGAGTGAAAGTTTGAGTAACTCAGTAAGCATGAGTGAGAGCTTGAGCAATTCGGTATCCATGAGTGAAAGCTTGAGTAACTCAGTAAGCATGAGTGAGAGCTTGAGCAATTCGGTATCCATGAGTGAAAGCTTGAGTAACTCAGTATCGATGAGTGAAAGCTTGAGCAACTCAGTAAGCATGAGTGAAAGCTTAAGTAACTCAGTAAGCATGAGTGAAAGCTTAAGTAACTCAGTAAGCATGAGCGAAAGCTTAAGCAATTCAGTAAGTATGAGTGAAAGCTTGAGCAACTCGGTATCAATGAGCGAAAGCTTATCTAACTCAGTATCGATGAGTGAAAGCTTAAGCAACTCGGTATCAATGAGCGAAAGCTTATCTAACTCAGTATCGATGAGTGAAAGCTTAAGCAATTCGGTAAGCATGAGTGAAAGCTTAAGCAATTCAGTAAGCATGAGCGAGAGCTTAAGTAACTCAGTAAGCATGAGTGAAAGTTTGAGTAACTCAGTAAGCATGAGTGAGAGCTTGAGCAATTCGGTATCCATGAGTGAAAGCTTGAGTAACTCAGTAAGTATGAGTGAAAGCTTGAGCAACTCAGTAAGCATGAGTGAAAGCTTAAGTAACTCAGTAAGCATGAGTGAAAGCTTAAGTAACTCAGTAAGCATGAGCGAAAGCTTAAGCAATTCAGTAAGTATGAGTGAAAGCTTGAGCAACTCGGTATCAATGAGCGAAAGCTTATCTAGCTCAGTATCGATGAGTGAAAGCTTAAGCAACTCAGTAAGTATGAGTGAAAGCTTGAGCAACTCGGTATCAATGAGCGAAAGCTTATCTAACTCAGTATCGATGAGTGAAAGCTTAAGCAATTCGGTAAGCATGAGTGAAAGCTTGAGCAACTCAGTAAGTATGAGTGAGAGTTTGAGTAACTCAGTAAGCATGAGTGAGAGTTTGAGTAACTCAGTAAGCATGAGTGAGAGCTTAAGTAACTCAGTAAGTATGAGTGAGAGCTTGAGCAATTCGGTATCAATGAGTGAAAGCTTAAGTAACTCGGTATCAATGAGTGAGAGCTTGAGCAACTCAGTAAGTATGAGTGAGAGTTTGAGTAACTCAGTAAGTATGAGCGAAAGTTTGAGTAACTCAGTAAGCATGAGCGAAAGCTTAAGTAATTCAGTAAGCATGAGTGAGAGCTTGAGCAACTCAGTAAGCATGAGTGAAAGTTTGAGTAACTCAGTAAGCATGAGTGAAAGCTTAAGTAACTCAGTAAGCATGAGTGAAAGCTTAAGCAACTCAGTAAGCATGAGTGAGAGCTTAAGCAACTCAGTGTCAATGAGTGAAAGCTTGAGCAACTCAGTAAGCATGAGTGAAAGTTTAAGTAACTCAGTAAGCATGAGTGAAAGTCTAAGCAACTCAGTATCAATGAGTGGGAGCTTATCTAACTCAGTATCGATGAGTGAAAGCTTAAGTAACTCAGTAAGCATGAGCGAGAGCTTGAGTAACTCGGTATCAATGAGTGAAAGCTTAAGTAACTCGGTATCAATGAGTGAAAGCTTGAGCAACTCAGTAAGTATGAGTGAGAGCTTAAGCAACTCGGTATCAATGAGTGAGAGTTTGAGTAACTCAGTAAGTATGAGCGAAAGCTTAAGCAACTCAGTATCGATGAGTAAGAGCTTGAGCAACTCAGTAAGCATGAGTGAAAGTTTAAGCAACTCAGTAAGCATGAGCGAGAGCTTGAGCAACTCAGTATCGATGAGTGAGAGTTTGAGTAACTCAGTAAGTATGAGCGAAAGCTTGAGCAACTCAGTAAGCATGAGTGAAAGTTTAAGTAACTCAGTAAGCATGAGCGAAAGCTTAAGCAATTCAGTAAGTATGAGTGAAAGCTTGAGCAACTCGGTATCAATGAGCGAAAGCTTATCTAACTCAGTATCGATGAGTGAAAGCTTAAGCAATTTGGTAAGCATGAGTGAAAGCTTAAGCAATTCAGTAAGCATGAGTGAGAGTTTGAGTAACTCAGTAAGCATGAGCGAAAGCTTAAGCAATTCAGTAAGCATGAGTGAAAGTTTGAGTAACTCAGTAAGCATGAGTGAAAGCTTAAGTAACTCGACAAGTATGAGCGAAAGCTTAAGTAAGTCGGTATCAATGAGTGAAAGCATGAGCGAGAGTTTAAGCAACTCGGTATCAATGAGCGAGAGCTTGAGTAACTCAGTAAGCATGAGCGAAAGCCTAAGTAACTCAGTAAGTATGAGTAAGAGCATGAGCAACTCAGTAAGCATGAGCGAAAGCCTAAGTAACTCAGTAAGCATGAGCGAGAGTCTAAGCAACTCAGTATCAATGAGTGAAAGCTTAAGTAACTCAGTAAGCATGAGCGAGAGCCTAAGCAACTCGGTATCAATGAGCGAAAGCTTAAGTAACTCAGTAAGCATGAGTGAGAGTTTGAGTAACTCAGTAAGCATGAGTGAGAGTTTGAGTAACTCAGTAAGCATGAGCGA